A region from the Sphingomonas brevis genome encodes:
- a CDS encoding M1 family metallopeptidase yields the protein MFRALTAAAAALLLASCQAHEAAPSAGAAEVAPVLDTPDAVDIHSYARPLEARVTHLALDLAVDFDSKRVGGTATLDIQAKPDAKEIILDDKGLEIESVADGAGKPLAWKVGANDPNLGAPLSIAIGPDTKQIVVHYKSAANADALQWLTPEQTAGKKHPFLFSQGESILNRSWIPTQDSPGIRQSWEAKVSVDKPLTVVMSAPRAADPTESGNARTFSFRMDHPVAPYLIAIGAGDLVFRDLGRRTGVWTEPAMLDRAAAELGDTEKMVDAAEKLYGPYQWGRYDMLVLPPSFPFGGMENPTLTFLTPTFIAGDKSLTSLIAHELAHSWSGNLATNATWADFWLNEGMTTYAERRIVEAVYGPKVAAQQVSLGLDAMNKAVAENGGPTGPDTRLHIDLKGRHPDDGLTDIAYEKGAAFLRTIEVAVGRDRFDEWLKGWFERHKFQPVTSSMFLADIREHLIKGDQALEARLQLDKWVGDPGVPGNIAPADPKAFAEVDAAVTAFKAGNQPAADAWARWTTDERLRFLNRIDKKQSADRMSALDQAFNLSRSGNSEIRFAFLDLAVKNRFDPAVPALEDFLTVQGRRKFVKPLIVGLAEDEQWGRPIAARIYAKTRASYHPVTTRDLDKLQLGKQ from the coding sequence GTGTTTCGTGCGCTGACTGCCGCTGCCGCGGCCCTGCTGCTTGCTTCCTGCCAGGCCCATGAAGCCGCTCCCTCCGCCGGGGCGGCGGAGGTGGCGCCGGTGCTGGACACCCCCGACGCGGTCGACATCCACAGCTATGCCAGGCCGCTCGAGGCCCGGGTGACTCATTTGGCGCTCGACCTGGCGGTTGATTTTGACAGCAAGCGGGTTGGCGGCACCGCAACCCTCGACATCCAGGCAAAGCCGGACGCCAAGGAAATCATCCTCGATGACAAGGGCCTGGAAATCGAAAGCGTCGCCGATGGCGCCGGCAAGCCGCTGGCCTGGAAGGTCGGCGCGAACGATCCCAACCTCGGCGCTCCGCTATCGATCGCGATCGGCCCGGACACGAAGCAGATTGTGGTCCATTACAAGTCGGCGGCCAATGCCGATGCGCTGCAGTGGCTGACGCCGGAGCAAACCGCCGGCAAGAAACATCCGTTCCTGTTCAGCCAGGGCGAATCGATCCTCAACCGCAGCTGGATTCCGACCCAGGATTCGCCGGGCATCCGCCAGAGCTGGGAAGCGAAGGTCAGCGTCGACAAGCCGCTGACTGTGGTGATGTCCGCGCCACGCGCCGCTGACCCGACCGAATCCGGCAATGCGCGAACCTTCAGCTTCAGGATGGACCATCCGGTCGCGCCCTATCTGATCGCCATCGGCGCCGGCGACCTCGTGTTCCGCGACCTTGGCAGGCGCACGGGGGTGTGGACCGAGCCGGCGATGCTCGACCGAGCCGCCGCCGAACTCGGCGACACGGAGAAGATGGTCGATGCCGCCGAGAAGCTTTACGGACCTTACCAATGGGGCCGCTATGACATGCTGGTCCTGCCGCCCAGCTTTCCGTTCGGCGGCATGGAAAACCCGACACTGACCTTCCTCACGCCGACTTTCATCGCCGGCGACAAGAGCCTCACCAGCCTGATCGCCCACGAACTGGCGCACAGCTGGTCCGGCAACCTCGCCACCAACGCCACCTGGGCCGACTTCTGGCTCAACGAGGGGATGACCACCTATGCCGAGCGGCGGATCGTCGAAGCCGTCTACGGGCCGAAGGTCGCCGCGCAGCAGGTGTCGCTCGGGCTCGATGCGATGAACAAGGCGGTCGCCGAGAACGGCGGCCCGACCGGACCCGACACGCGCCTGCACATCGACCTCAAAGGGCGCCACCCCGACGACGGCCTGACCGACATCGCCTATGAAAAGGGCGCAGCCTTCCTCCGCACCATCGAGGTCGCGGTCGGGCGCGATCGGTTCGACGAGTGGCTCAAGGGCTGGTTCGAGCGCCACAAGTTCCAGCCGGTGACGTCGAGCATGTTCCTGGCGGACATCCGCGAGCATTTGATCAAGGGCGACCAGGCGCTGGAGGCCAGACTGCAGCTCGACAAATGGGTGGGCGATCCCGGTGTACCCGGCAATATCGCGCCCGCCGATCCGAAAGCCTTCGCCGAGGTCGACGCCGCGGTGACGGCGTTCAAGGCGGGTAATCAGCCTGCCGCGGACGCCTGGGCCCGCTGGACCACCGACGAGCGGCTGCGGTTCCTCAACCGGATCGACAAGAAGCAATCGGCGGATCGAATGTCCGCGCTCGACCAGGCGTTCAACCTGTCGCGCTCCGGAAACAGCGAAATCCGTTTCGCCTTCCTCGACCTGGCGGTCAAAAACCGGTTCGATCCTGCCGTTCCAGCGCTGGAAGACTTTCTGACCGTGCAAGGGCGGCGCAAATTTGTGAAGCCGCTGATCGTGGGCCTGGCCGAGGATGAGCAGTGGGGAAGGCCGATCGCGGCGCGGATCTACGCCAAGACCCGGGCTTCCTACCATCCGGTGACGACCCGCGACCTCGATAAATTGCAGCTCGGCAAGCAGTAA
- a CDS encoding sensor histidine kinase: MDRVATNQAEMAGDSVRALAEAAAQDHIVRPRGKGPARPFLAGVGLDRPFFDDKNRAFWVLQSIGWSGYFILRSLSGLANSMGAMFVVHTLLLTATGYSLTLLMASLYRRLIVMRAIWTVIISLATVILASAAFSFIETWSYATFLRPDAKPAGVEYLGAIILDFSILAAWSALYYGINYYLLLEEEIDQRAQLESQASTAQLAMLRYQLNPHFLFNTLNSISTLVLLKQTERANAMLSRLSSFLRYTLVNEPTAKVTLVQEVETLKLYLEIEKMRFEDRLRPHFKIDGDTIGARLPSLLLQPLIENAIKYAVTSSEHGADIWINARREGRAVRIEVADSGPGPGGAPIDAEGTGVGLANIQDRLAQAYGAAHGYSTRTNEHGGFSVIIEIPLETDQKDHS; this comes from the coding sequence ATGGATCGCGTTGCGACGAACCAGGCGGAGATGGCCGGCGACAGTGTAAGAGCGCTGGCCGAGGCCGCCGCGCAAGATCATATCGTCCGTCCCCGGGGCAAGGGGCCCGCTCGGCCATTTTTGGCCGGGGTCGGTCTCGACCGGCCGTTTTTCGACGACAAGAATCGCGCCTTCTGGGTGCTCCAGTCGATCGGCTGGAGCGGCTATTTCATTCTCCGTTCGCTGTCCGGCCTCGCCAATTCGATGGGCGCGATGTTCGTCGTCCACACGCTGCTGCTGACTGCGACCGGTTATTCGCTGACCCTGCTGATGGCATCGCTTTACCGCCGGCTGATCGTCATGCGGGCGATCTGGACGGTGATCATCAGCCTGGCCACGGTGATCCTCGCGTCGGCCGCCTTCTCGTTCATCGAAACCTGGAGCTATGCCACCTTCCTCCGGCCCGACGCCAAGCCGGCCGGGGTCGAATATCTCGGCGCGATCATTCTCGATTTCTCGATCCTCGCCGCCTGGTCGGCGCTTTATTATGGGATCAACTATTATCTGCTGCTGGAAGAGGAAATCGATCAGCGCGCCCAGCTTGAGAGCCAGGCTTCGACCGCCCAGCTGGCAATGCTCCGCTACCAGTTAAATCCGCATTTCCTGTTCAACACGCTGAACAGCATTTCGACGCTGGTGCTGCTGAAACAGACCGAGCGCGCCAATGCGATGCTGTCGCGCCTGTCCTCATTCCTCCGCTACACGCTGGTCAATGAGCCGACCGCCAAGGTGACGCTGGTACAAGAGGTGGAGACGTTGAAGCTCTACCTCGAGATCGAAAAGATGCGGTTCGAGGATCGGTTGCGGCCGCATTTCAAGATCGATGGCGATACGATCGGGGCGAGGCTGCCGTCATTGCTGCTGCAGCCGCTGATCGAAAATGCGATCAAATATGCCGTGACCTCGTCCGAGCATGGCGCCGATATCTGGATCAATGCGCGGCGCGAAGGGCGCGCGGTCAGGATCGAGGTGGCCGATAGCGGGCCGGGGCCGGGAGGCGCTCCGATCGACGCCGAGGGAACCGGCGTCGGCCTGGCGAATATCCAGGACCGGCTGGCGCAGGCTTATGGCGCGGCACATGGTTATTCCACGCGAACGAACGAACATGGGGGGTTCAGCGTTATCATCGAAATTCCGCTCGAAACCGACCAGAAGGATCATTCATGA
- a CDS encoding HD domain-containing protein, producing the protein MNEQAQRAGFRSMDEGTQEDWAIIGSHFFPFAQALPDRVLAHLRLLDGDYGGFPIDRLQHSLQTATRAHRGGESEPYVVMALLHDIGDTLGSYNHPEIAAAILKPFVDEKLHWIAEHHGVFQGYYFFHYLGMNRDMREAFRGHEHFEDTARFCELYDQSAFDPAYDSAPLEFFEPMVRRVFERPLNTIYRSVGETA; encoded by the coding sequence ATGAACGAGCAAGCGCAGCGCGCCGGCTTCCGGTCGATGGACGAGGGCACGCAAGAGGATTGGGCGATCATCGGGTCGCATTTCTTTCCGTTCGCCCAGGCGCTTCCCGATCGCGTGCTGGCGCATCTGAGGCTGCTCGACGGCGACTATGGCGGCTTTCCGATCGACCGGCTGCAGCACAGCTTGCAGACCGCGACCCGGGCGCATCGCGGCGGGGAGAGCGAGCCTTATGTGGTCATGGCGCTTCTCCACGACATCGGCGACACGCTTGGGTCCTACAATCATCCGGAAATCGCCGCCGCGATCCTGAAGCCGTTCGTCGACGAAAAGCTGCACTGGATCGCCGAACATCATGGCGTGTTTCAGGGATATTATTTCTTCCACTACCTTGGAATGAACCGCGACATGCGCGAGGCGTTTCGTGGTCATGAGCATTTCGAGGACACGGCCCGCTTCTGCGAGCTGTACGACCAAAGCGCGTTCGATCCCGCATATGACAGCGCTCCGCTCGAATTTTTCGAGCCGATGGTGCGGCGGGTATTCGAGCGTCCGCTCAACACAATTTACCGGTCCGTCGGCGAAACCGCCTGA
- a CDS encoding isocitrate lyase/PEP mutase family protein — MSKFETFAALHVPGNPVILYNIWDVGSALAVVTAGARALATGSHPVGDASGFGDAHQVPLDYVFANAARIVEAVDPLPLTVDFEGAYSTDPEEGGRNVADLKRSGAVGCNFEDQIVGGDGIHPIDEQVRRIAAIRAAVGSDFFINARTDLFIKNDQRDDSLVDQVIERGKAFADAGASGFFVPRLADSGQIERIVREVPLPLNVIAFPGAPPKAEWAAAGVARISHGPFPHRALMAQLTQMASAAIN, encoded by the coding sequence ATGAGCAAGTTTGAAACCTTCGCCGCGCTCCACGTCCCGGGGAACCCGGTCATTCTCTATAATATCTGGGATGTCGGCAGTGCCTTGGCGGTGGTCACGGCGGGCGCCAGGGCACTCGCCACCGGTAGCCATCCGGTCGGCGACGCCAGCGGCTTTGGCGACGCCCACCAAGTTCCCCTGGACTATGTCTTCGCCAACGCGGCACGGATCGTCGAGGCGGTCGACCCGCTGCCGCTGACCGTCGACTTCGAAGGCGCCTATTCGACCGACCCGGAAGAAGGCGGACGCAATGTTGCGGACCTCAAGCGCTCCGGCGCTGTCGGCTGCAATTTCGAGGATCAAATCGTCGGCGGGGACGGTATCCACCCGATCGACGAACAAGTCCGGCGCATTGCCGCGATTCGCGCCGCCGTCGGCAGCGACTTTTTCATCAATGCCCGGACCGACCTGTTCATCAAGAACGATCAACGCGATGATTCCCTGGTCGACCAGGTGATCGAGCGCGGCAAGGCGTTCGCGGATGCCGGGGCGAGCGGCTTCTTTGTGCCGCGGCTGGCCGATTCAGGGCAGATTGAGCGGATCGTCCGCGAAGTGCCTCTGCCGCTCAATGTGATTGCTTTCCCTGGCGCTCCGCCCAAGGCCGAATGGGCCGCGGCCGGCGTCGCCCGCATCAGCCATGGGCCCTTCCCGCATCGCGCCCTTATGGCCCAGCTTACCCAGATGGCGAGCGCGGCCATCAATTAG
- a CDS encoding isocitrate lyase/PEP mutase family protein produces the protein MSNFARFAELHVPGNPLILFNVWDAGSAQAVAKAGASAIATGSASVAMANGFGDGQQVPLEFALGNAKRIVGSVDLPVTVDFEGAYSDDPHEGARNIVRLADTGAVGCNFEDQIVGGEGLHPIDVQAERIAAARAAVGPDFFINVRTDLFLQAKQETHDEAMLSEAVDRAHAYAEAGASGYFVPMLGNLDYLRRLCDQSPVPVNFMTYPGCPSNAEVAANGVARISHGPFPYMSLMSQLEEAAGQALA, from the coding sequence ATGTCGAACTTCGCCCGATTTGCCGAGCTTCATGTGCCCGGCAATCCGCTCATCCTGTTCAATGTATGGGATGCCGGCAGCGCCCAGGCCGTAGCGAAGGCAGGCGCTTCGGCAATTGCCACCGGTAGCGCGTCGGTCGCCATGGCAAATGGCTTTGGCGACGGTCAGCAGGTGCCGCTGGAATTTGCGCTGGGGAATGCAAAGCGCATCGTCGGTTCAGTCGACCTGCCGGTCACGGTCGATTTCGAAGGGGCCTATTCGGATGATCCGCACGAAGGCGCGCGCAATATCGTGCGCCTGGCCGACACCGGCGCGGTCGGCTGCAATTTCGAGGATCAGATCGTCGGCGGCGAAGGGCTTCATCCGATCGACGTGCAGGCCGAACGGATTGCGGCCGCCCGTGCCGCGGTCGGCCCCGATTTCTTCATCAACGTTCGCACCGATCTGTTCCTCCAGGCGAAGCAGGAAACGCATGACGAGGCGATGCTGAGTGAGGCAGTCGATCGGGCCCATGCTTATGCCGAGGCCGGGGCGAGCGGCTATTTCGTGCCGATGCTCGGCAACCTCGATTATCTGCGGCGGCTATGCGACCAATCGCCAGTGCCGGTGAACTTCATGACCTATCCCGGTTGCCCGTCAAACGCCGAGGTGGCGGCCAACGGCGTAGCGCGGATCAGCCATGGCCCGTTCCCCTACATGTCGCTGATGAGCCAGCTGGAGGAGGCCGCCGGGCAGGCGCTGGCCTAG
- a CDS encoding ABC transporter ATP-binding protein: MGERPIAARATDLVKDFDGKRAVDGVSLTVPESSITGILGPNGAGKTTCLRIMLGIIDPSSGTRSLLGHDRPIEIAHEIGYLPEERGLYPAMPTVEALAFMGALRGLPLKEGRSRALKLLEQSGHADWAKRPIRTLSKGMAQTVQLLGTIIHEPRLIVLDEPFAGLDAINQQKLEQLIRDQAAAGVTVIFSTHVIAHAERLCERIAIIAEGKAVFEGDVDEARGRLRPIVHLRTRAKDGPWRDALPRSASLVGGEWRFELPASGPEPLLKALIEGSAGIETLSIERAGLHDAFIAIAGEAAARQMGHVPVSEEAA, translated from the coding sequence ATGGGGGAAAGACCAATCGCCGCGCGGGCAACCGACCTCGTCAAGGACTTTGACGGCAAGCGAGCGGTCGACGGAGTGAGCCTGACCGTCCCCGAAAGCAGTATTACCGGCATCCTGGGCCCCAACGGCGCGGGCAAGACGACCTGCCTCAGGATAATGCTTGGAATCATCGATCCGAGCTCCGGTACCCGCTCGCTGCTCGGCCATGACAGGCCGATCGAGATCGCGCATGAAATCGGCTATCTGCCGGAGGAACGCGGGCTCTACCCGGCGATGCCGACGGTGGAAGCGCTGGCCTTCATGGGCGCGCTCAGGGGGTTGCCGCTGAAAGAGGGCCGGAGCCGGGCGTTGAAGCTGCTTGAGCAAAGCGGTCATGCCGATTGGGCGAAGCGGCCGATTCGAACGCTGAGCAAGGGCATGGCGCAAACGGTCCAGCTGCTCGGCACCATCATTCACGAGCCTAGGCTGATCGTGCTCGACGAGCCATTTGCCGGACTGGATGCGATCAACCAGCAAAAGCTGGAGCAGCTGATCCGCGACCAGGCCGCGGCGGGCGTGACGGTAATCTTTTCGACCCATGTCATCGCTCATGCTGAACGCCTGTGCGAGCGCATCGCGATCATCGCCGAGGGCAAGGCCGTGTTCGAGGGAGATGTCGACGAGGCGCGCGGCCGCCTTCGGCCGATTGTCCATCTACGCACCCGGGCCAAGGATGGCCCGTGGCGCGACGCGCTTCCGCGATCGGCCAGCCTGGTGGGCGGCGAGTGGCGGTTCGAGCTTCCTGCGAGCGGTCCCGAGCCGCTGCTCAAGGCCTTGATCGAGGGGAGCGCGGGTATTGAGACATTGAGCATTGAGCGCGCCGGTCTGCACGACGCCTTCATTGCCATCGCCGGTGAAGCGGCGGCGCGCCAAATGGGTCACGTCCCGGTTTCGGAGGAAGCTGCGTGA
- a CDS encoding LytR/AlgR family response regulator transcription factor: MTIRTILVDDEPLATQGLRLRLEAHDDVEIVATAANGREAIRAIKTHKPDLVFLDIQMPGFDGFSVISGMMEVEPPLFVMVTAYNEHALRAFEAQAVDYLMKPVEEDRLAATLDRVRQRLAEKRGAEEAERLKEALAEHAPEAAEELADAMPEGPASSRFEKMINIRDQGQIFRVDVDTIERIDAAGDYMCIQTGDNTLILRETMKDLEKRLDPRRFQRVHRSTIVNLDLVRQVKPHTNGECFLVLDSGAQVKVSRSYRDVVARFVH, encoded by the coding sequence ATGACCATTCGTACCATCCTCGTTGACGATGAGCCTCTGGCGACGCAGGGACTGCGCCTGCGCCTGGAAGCTCATGACGATGTTGAAATCGTCGCCACCGCCGCCAACGGGCGAGAAGCGATCCGGGCGATCAAGACCCACAAGCCCGACCTGGTCTTCCTCGACATCCAGATGCCCGGGTTCGACGGATTTTCGGTGATTTCCGGGATGATGGAGGTCGAACCGCCGCTGTTCGTGATGGTCACCGCCTATAACGAACATGCCCTGCGCGCCTTCGAGGCCCAGGCAGTCGACTATCTGATGAAGCCGGTCGAGGAAGATCGGCTGGCGGCAACGCTGGACCGGGTCCGGCAGCGGCTTGCCGAGAAGCGCGGCGCCGAAGAAGCCGAGCGCCTCAAGGAGGCATTGGCCGAACATGCGCCGGAGGCAGCCGAGGAACTGGCCGACGCGATGCCCGAAGGTCCCGCTTCCTCACGGTTCGAAAAGATGATCAACATCCGCGACCAGGGGCAGATTTTCCGGGTCGATGTCGACACGATCGAGCGGATCGATGCCGCCGGCGACTATATGTGCATCCAGACCGGCGACAATACTCTGATCCTGCGCGAGACGATGAAGGATCTGGAAAAGCGGCTCGACCCGCGCCGCTTCCAGCGGGTGCACCGCTCGACGATCGTCAATCTCGACCTTGTCCGGCAGGTAAAGCCGCACACCAATGGCGAATGTTTCCTGGTGCTCGACAGCGGTGCCCAGGTGAAGGTGTCACGAAGCTATCGCGACGTGGTGGCAAGGTTCGTGCACTAG
- a CDS encoding YadA family autotransporter adhesin, giving the protein MRAQDVDDFDFLCGRSHMAIGFCRIALTCSAGILGINSVPALAGPTVDCTNALAVGVLECGSFSHTTGEDSTALGYAAYALNFASTAVGSKADAIRSSTAVGAYSHAYNSGVAIGLRANVNPMETKGGGYAGVAIGLFANVSADDSIAIGRNADAYAQGSVALGADSIADQANTVSVGSVGGERRIVNVAAGTADTDAVNMSQLKTATQAMAAQGSQIASNTAQLAANKSAIATQDRQISTLQTVTGDHESRISALEQLGSSFDLLGGRLDSIELRNLQQDKGIRRANEGVAMAMAMDTPVLLPGERIAVTGGLGYWNDRVAGAAAMGFRVTDHASMSVGVGIAPKSGKAGGKVGFRMGW; this is encoded by the coding sequence GTGCGCGCGCAGGATGTGGACGACTTTGACTTCCTTTGTGGGAGGTCGCACATGGCGATTGGCTTTTGCAGAATTGCGCTGACCTGTTCGGCGGGCATTCTTGGCATCAACTCGGTGCCAGCCTTGGCCGGACCGACGGTGGATTGTACTAATGCCCTAGCTGTTGGCGTTTTGGAGTGCGGTTCCTTTTCCCATACAACCGGGGAAGATTCCACGGCGCTTGGCTATGCGGCTTATGCTCTCAATTTCGCTTCCACCGCAGTGGGCTCCAAGGCGGATGCAATTAGAAGTTCGACGGCGGTGGGCGCATACAGCCATGCCTATAACTCCGGCGTGGCAATTGGTTTACGCGCCAACGTCAATCCAATGGAAACGAAGGGCGGCGGATACGCTGGCGTTGCAATCGGGCTTTTTGCCAACGTCTCTGCCGACGATTCTATTGCGATCGGCAGAAATGCGGATGCCTATGCGCAAGGTAGCGTGGCATTGGGTGCAGATTCGATCGCCGATCAGGCGAACACCGTTTCCGTCGGTTCTGTTGGCGGTGAGCGCAGGATCGTCAACGTCGCGGCCGGCACCGCGGATACCGATGCCGTGAACATGTCCCAACTCAAGACCGCCACCCAGGCGATGGCGGCACAGGGATCGCAAATTGCGTCGAATACCGCCCAGCTTGCAGCCAACAAGAGCGCGATTGCTACCCAGGACAGGCAAATTTCAACGCTGCAGACGGTCACCGGCGACCATGAAAGCCGGATCAGCGCCCTCGAACAGCTTGGATCCAGTTTCGACCTGCTTGGCGGGCGTCTCGACAGCATCGAGCTTCGCAACCTGCAGCAGGACAAGGGTATTCGCCGTGCCAACGAAGGCGTGGCGATGGCGATGGCAATGGACACCCCGGTCCTGCTGCCAGGCGAGCGGATCGCGGTGACAGGAGGCCTTGGCTATTGGAACGATCGCGTTGCCGGTGCGGCGGCGATGGGTTTTCGCGTCACCGATCATGCATCCATGTCGGTCGGGGTCGGCATCGCGCCGAAAAGCGGCAAGGCCGGTGGGAAAGTGGGATTTCGAATGGGCTGGTGA
- a CDS encoding ABC transporter permease, which translates to MKLPETIRAAFVIARRDFAATVLSKTFLFFLIGPLFPLAIGFGFVGIGAQVDRNSKLPPVAVIGSQQDFERLAAARERLAPLSDMAPVELRHVAPEPNVAAQRMKLLADNGEPVIAVLDGGLIFPHLTGAVTSSGRTTRQVRMYVEEARRMSTERPALGSPLLLTPTTSTSGLKAFTRNLTARFGQILLFVLTIMLAGMVLSQLIEEKSSKVIEVLAAAVPVNAIFLGKLFAMLATSLVGIAFWSVTAASLIDLVNEGGLAALATPAVGWPAFLGLALLYFSMSYLLIGATLLGIGAQASTAREVQILSMPVTMGQLLLFGFAAAGVGAPMGGPAIAAAIFPLSSPFAMIARAAELPALWPHLVAVAWQALWVALILKFAAAIFRRSVLKSGKSSRRWWQRKPA; encoded by the coding sequence GTGAAGCTTCCCGAAACGATCCGCGCAGCCTTCGTCATCGCCCGGCGCGACTTCGCGGCGACGGTCCTCAGCAAGACGTTCCTCTTCTTCCTCATCGGCCCGCTGTTCCCGCTGGCGATCGGCTTCGGCTTTGTCGGGATCGGAGCGCAGGTGGACCGCAATTCCAAACTGCCCCCAGTCGCGGTCATCGGGTCGCAACAGGATTTCGAGCGCCTTGCCGCCGCCCGAGAGCGGCTTGCGCCCTTGAGCGATATGGCGCCCGTCGAGCTTCGTCATGTTGCTCCCGAGCCGAACGTGGCAGCGCAGCGAATGAAATTGCTCGCGGACAATGGTGAGCCGGTCATCGCGGTGCTCGATGGAGGCCTTATCTTCCCGCACCTGACCGGCGCGGTGACAAGCAGCGGGCGGACGACGCGACAGGTCCGCATGTACGTCGAGGAGGCGCGACGAATGTCTACCGAGCGGCCGGCCCTGGGCTCGCCGCTGCTCCTGACGCCGACCACCAGCACGTCGGGACTGAAGGCATTCACCCGCAATCTGACGGCCCGCTTCGGCCAGATCCTGCTGTTCGTGCTGACGATCATGTTGGCCGGCATGGTACTGAGCCAGTTGATCGAGGAAAAATCGAGCAAGGTGATCGAGGTGCTGGCGGCGGCCGTCCCGGTCAATGCGATATTCCTGGGCAAGCTGTTTGCCATGCTGGCCACGTCCCTGGTCGGCATCGCCTTTTGGTCGGTTACGGCGGCAAGCCTGATCGACCTGGTCAACGAAGGCGGCCTGGCCGCCCTTGCTACCCCCGCGGTTGGCTGGCCCGCTTTCCTCGGCCTTGCACTCCTCTATTTCTCGATGAGCTACTTGCTGATCGGGGCGACCCTCCTGGGAATCGGCGCCCAGGCTTCGACCGCGCGCGAAGTGCAGATTCTTTCGATGCCGGTGACGATGGGGCAATTGCTGCTGTTCGGGTTTGCAGCTGCCGGCGTGGGCGCACCGATGGGCGGACCCGCAATCGCTGCCGCAATTTTCCCGCTGTCGTCGCCCTTTGCGATGATCGCGCGCGCGGCCGAACTGCCGGCCCTATGGCCTCATTTGGTCGCCGTAGCCTGGCAGGCGCTCTGGGTCGCGCTGATCCTTAAGTTTGCTGCCGCCATATTCCGCCGCAGCGTGCTCAAGTCCGGCAAGAGCAGCCGCCGATGGTGGCAGCGCAAGCCCGCCTAG
- a CDS encoding VOC family protein: MARITGLGGVFLKIADQEATSAWYKEILGIGGDWGAMFPFKNDDPEGFSLLSAFKPETDYFEPSKREFMINLRVDDLDGFIAELESKGVEILGRQDEDYGRFAWIVDLNDVKIELWQQLGPAPE; encoded by the coding sequence ATGGCGCGAATTACCGGCTTGGGCGGTGTTTTTCTCAAGATCGCCGATCAGGAAGCGACGAGTGCCTGGTACAAGGAAATCCTTGGCATCGGCGGAGATTGGGGCGCCATGTTCCCGTTCAAGAACGACGACCCGGAAGGCTTTTCCCTGCTTTCGGCGTTCAAGCCGGAGACGGACTATTTCGAACCAAGCAAAAGGGAATTCATGATCAACCTTCGGGTTGACGACCTCGACGGATTCATTGCCGAGCTTGAATCCAAGGGTGTCGAAATCCTTGGCCGCCAGGACGAGGATTACGGGCGCTTCGCCTGGATCGTCGACCTCAACGATGTGAAGATCGAGCTGTGGCAGCAGCTCGGCCCCGCCCCGGAATGA